The DNA region TACACTACGGCATGCATTTGGGGCGCACATGCTGGAGGAGGGCGCGGACCTAAGGGCGATTCAGGAGATGTTGGGGCATGAGCGGCTGTCGACTACCCAGCGGTACACGCAATTGACTGTGGGGCAGGTGCAGCGTGTTTACGACGAGACCCATCCCCGCGCCAAATAGTGGATCGCTGCAGTTAGTACAAAGGGACACTCGGATCGATAACGCGGGACCAGTGATCAATGCCTCCGGCGAGAGACTGTGCGTTGTCGAAGCCTTGGTTGCGTAGCCACATGGTGACAGAGAGCGAACGTGCACCATGATGGCAGAGGACGACGATGTGGGCATCGGGGTCGAGTTCTTGATGAGCGCGTGAGGTGACTTCGCCCATCGGCATGAGCAGGCTATCAGGCAGGCTGGCGGTCTGGAACTCCCAGGGTTCGCGGACATCGAGCAGGAGGGGCGGGTTGGGTTGCTGGCGCTGCTGGATGAAGGCTTCGGCTGTGATCTCGGGTTCTAGCATGTTTCTATTATCAGGGATTTAGTGTGTGAAGAGAGCTGCGGCAATAGTGGCCAGTGCCAGGGCTGGGGGCATGACGAGGATGCCTGCCTTCAGGAACTTCCAGGCGCTTACGTTTTGTCCTTCTTTGCGGATGGCGATCAACCAGAGGATTGTGGCGAGGGAGCCGGTGACGGATAGGTTGGGGCCGAGGTCGATGCCCACGAGGATGACGCTTCGGAGTGCTCCGGTGACGTGCGCGGCTTGAATACTGGCGGCGGCGATCAGACCCAGGGGCAGATTGTTCACGAGATTGGTCCCGATGCCGGTGCCGAAGGCTGCTGCCATGGTTCCTGCCATAGGCTTCAGGTGTTGCAGGGTTTGGAGTGCGGTCTGTGAGAGGTGGAGTGCGCCGGCGCTGTCGATGGCTTCGACCATGATGAAGAGGCCGGCGACGAGGGGAAGCACACTCCATGAGATTTCGGAGAGGATCGCCGAGGGCCGGGTTCGTTTGCGGATGGAGATGACTACCGCGATGAGGATTGCCGAGATGCAGGTGGGAAGGCCGAGGTCTTTGCCCATCGCCGAAGCGGTGAGGAGAACGGCGGCGACGATGGCTATGCCTATGAGGGTGAGTTTTCCGGCTTCGGCGAGATGCGGCGTTTCATTATCGTCTGCGATGGTGCCTTTGAGGTCTTTGCGGCAGTACCAGCGGAGCGTGAAGTAGGTGGCCACGATGGAGAGGATGGAGGCGATGATGAAGAGGCGCAGCCACTCGCCGAGCGGCGGCATTCCGTGGTGGAAGACGACGAGGTTGGCGGGGTTCGAGATGGGAAGGACGAAGCTGGCGGCGTTGGCGATGAAGGCGCAGATGAAAAGGTAGGGAAGTGGCTCTACTTTTGACTTTCTGGTGGCGGCGAGGACGGCGGGAGTGAGAACTACGGCTGTTGCATCGTTGGACATGAAGATCGTGACAAACGTTCCGACGATGTAGATGAGCGTGAACAGGCGGATGCGCGAGCCTCGGGAGTGCTGGATGGCGATGGTGGCGAGCCAGTTGAAGACGCCGTGCATCTGGGCGAGTTGGGACAGCAGCATCATGCCAGCGAGGAAGAGGTAGACGTCGGTGCCTTCAGCGATGGCGTGGCCGGCGAGGGAGAGTGGTATCAGGCGGAAGCCTACGATCACGGCGGCACCGAGGCCGATCCACCACGCTTCAGCAATGTTGCGTGGGCGGAGGAGCATCAGCAGAATGCTGATGCAGGAGATGATCCAGATGGCGACGTGGGCTGGAGACAAAAACGTTCCTCGGGGCTAATGCCCGCTTATATCGCGCGGTGACGGCACGGCTGAAGCCGTGCCCTTAAGCAACACTGCGCGGTAATGAAATCGAGCTGGTATTTCTTTGATGAAAATTTCTGTAGAGATTCGTTCAGGCGATGGCGGTATTGACGAGGTGTTGGGCTTCGGTCTGGATTTGTTTGAGGTGAGCTTCGCCTTTGAAGGACTCGGCATAGATCTTGTAGACGTCTTCGGTGCCGGAGGGACGGGCAGCGAACCAGCCGTTTTCCGTGGTGACTTTGAGGCCGCCGATGGGTGCGTGGTTGCCGGGAGCTTCTGTGAGGATTGCTGTGATCGGTTCTCCGGCCAGTTCTTTGGCGGTGACCTGTGAGGGAGAGAGCTTGCCAAGCTTGGCCTTCTGCTCCTTGGTAGCGGCGGCGTCGATGCGCTGATAAGTTGGGTCGCCGTACTTTTGCGTGAGCTCGCGATAAAGTTCGCCGGGATCGCGGCCGGTGCGTGCGGTCATCTCGGCACTGAGCAGGCCGGGGATGAGGCCGTCTTTGTCAGTGGTCCAGACCCGGGCATTGCGGCGGAGGAAAGTGGCTCCGGCGGATTCTTCTCCCACAAAACCCAATGTCCCGTCTACGAGACCGTCTACGAACCATTTGAAGCCGACGGGAACTTCGAGCATGGGGCGATTGAGGCCCTTGGCTACGCGGTCGATGATGGAGGAGGAGACGAGGGTTTTGCCGATGCCCACTTTTTCCGACCAGTCGGGGCGGTGGGTGAAGAGGTACTGGATGCAGACGGCCAGGTAATGGTTGGGATTGAGCAGGCCCGTGGTACGGGTGACGATGCCGTGGCGGTCGTGGTCAGTATCAGCGGCGAAGGCTACGTCGTACTTTGATTTGTTGGCGATCATGCTGGCCATCGCGAAGGGGCTGGAGCAATCCATGCGGATGCGGCCGTCCCAATCGCAGGTCATGAAGCGAAAGGTGGGATCTACGTTGGGGTTGAGGATTTCGAGGGGGAGTTTGTATTGCTCGGCGATGCGAGGCCAGTAGTGAACTCCGGCTCCGCCGAGTGGGTCGACTGCCAGCTTGAGTGAAGTGCCGCGAAGGACTTCAAAGTCGATGACGCTGCCGAGATCGTTGACGTAGGCGGAGGTGTAGTCATGGCGGTAGGTCTTATCCGCTGCGAGTGCGCGGAAGTAGGGGATGCGCTTTACGTCTTTGAGCCCGTCGGCAATGAGCTCGTTGGCGCGATTTTCGATCCACTTGGTGGCGGAGGTATCAGCTGGGCCGCCGCTGGGAGGGTTGTATTTGAAGCCGCCGTCTTCGGGCGGATTGTGCGAAGGGGTGATGACGATGCCGTCGGCGCGGTGGAGCTTGGGATTCTGGTTGTGAGTGATGATGGCGTGGGAGAGCACGGGGGTAGGGGTGTAGCCGAGGTGCTCGTCGATTATGACCTCGATGTCGTTGGCAGCGAGGACCTCGAGGGCGGTGGTGAAGGCCGGTTCGGAGAGAGCGTGAGTATCTTTGGCAAGGAAGAGAGGCCCGAGAGTGTGCTGCGAGGCGCGGTATTCGACGATGGCCTGGGTAATGGCAGCGATGTGATCGTCATTAAAAGATGCGCCGAAAGAGCTGCCGCGGTGGCCTGAGGTGCCGAAGGAGACGCGCTGGGAGGCAACAGTGGGGTCGGGATGGAGAGAGTAGAAGGCGGTGATGAGATGGGGAATGTTGACGAGCGATGCCGGGGAGGGGAGTTGCCCGGGTTGATTGGCTGGGGCGGTGTTCATGCTTTAGTGTCCTCGCGGATAACGATGCCGACAATTGCACTATATGAGATGCGGGTTCGAGAGGGAAATTGCAGGGGCACGGGGAATAACACGGAAGTCGTAAGCAGGGGGCTTGTGTTTCGGATGCGGTTGGCCTAAAACGGTGATGCTCCCTGGTTTATGGTTATCACGATTAATTGCATGGGCAGTCCATGCCCAGCGCAACGTGCATCGCTGAGATTCGATCGTTGGAAGTTGGCAGGCCGGCTTTTCGTTGCATGGCGAAGGGTCGGCCCCTGCTGAGGTTTTTGATGGTTGGAGTGCGGAAAGCTTTACTGCGGGCGGGTCTGGTGGCGTGGCTCTTCGCAGCTTTGCCGGTGTGGGCGGCAGAGGCGACCCTGGTCGCGGATGCACACGTGAACAGCGCGCTGCCTGGAGTGAACAGCGGGGCGATCTCGAATTTAAATGTAGGCGCGGGATATACGGCGCTCCTCCAGTTTGACCTGGGAGTATTACCTGCCGGGACGACAGCGGTACAGGTGTCGCGGGCAACTCTGCGGCTATATTGCAACCGGGCGGATGCAGCGGGTCTGGTGAGCGTGCGTCCAGTGGATGGCGGATGGGGTGAGTACAGTGTGACGTATGCGACGCTGCCTCCTCTGGGAAGCGCGGCGCAGGTAGTCCAGGTGAATGAGGCCGGGGCCTATGTAGCCGTGGATGTGACGTCGCTGGTGCAGGGTTGGCTCACCGCTCCGGCGACGAACCACGGCTTGGCGTTGACCGCGGATGCGGCGGTGCTTCAGTTCGACAGCAAAGAAAATGATTTGACCGGCCACGCGGCGGTGTTGGATGTGACGCTGGCTACGGCGGGCCCGGCTGGGCCTGCCGGGCCAATAGGGTTGATGGGAGCTACGGGAGCAGTCGGGCCTGCGGGTGCGCCTGGCTTGCCGGGAGCCGCGGGGAGTGCGGGACCTGCTGGGCCGAAGGGAGATGTGGGACCGATGGGGCCGGCGGGGGCTTCGGGGTCTCAAGGTCCTCAGGGCACTGCAGGGATTCAGGGGCCTCGCGGCTTACAGGGAGTGGCTGGATCCGCTGGCCCCGCTGGACCTTCGGGCCTTCAGGGGCCTGCCGGTCCGATGGGGCCCATCGGACCCGCGGGGACCGCCGGGATCATCTTCCGGGGGAATTACATATCGAGCGTGAATTATGCAATGAATGATGCAGTGAGCTATCAAGGAGCGAGTTATATTTCGGTGGCCGCAAGCAATCAGGGAAATACTCCGGGTTCGAACCCGGCTCGCTGGAGTCTTCTTGCTGCGCCAGGAGCAGCAGGTGCGCAGGGGCCGGCAGGAGCTACCGGCGCGGCCGGGCCACAAGGTACTGCCGGACCGCAGGGACTGCCCGGCGCTGCCGGAGCGAATGGTGCTGTTGGGATCAACTATCGGGGAGCGTGGAATTCTGGGGCGAGCTATCAGGCCAATGACGCTGCGTCGTTTGAAGGGAGCACATATCTGGCGCAGGTGAGCAGCTTCGGGATGCAGCCGGATTTATATCCTGCTGCCTGGGCAGTATTGGCGCAGAAGGGGAGCGCGGGACCGACAGGGCCTGCGGGTGTGGCGGCAACCGTGAGTATGGGAACGGTGACGACTGGCGCGGCGGGCTCGCCCGCGGCGGTGACGAACAGTGGAACGGCATCGGCGGCTGTGTTGAACTTTACGATTCCGCAGGGCGCGGCCGGAGTAAATGGGGTGGGCGCAGGCACGGGTAGCGCTTCTGGAGCGTTGTCTGGTTCGATGTATCACGCGGTGTCGTTCTCCAGCCTCTACTATTCGGTGAGCAACACAAACGCCGCCGGGAGCGAAGATGCTTCGGTGCTGACCTGGGTGCCGACGGGGTGTATGGCGACCATGCTGAGTGTCTATTCGCAGCAAATGCAATCAATTACTGTGACGCTTCGCCAGGGAACTCCGGGGAACATGGCGGACACGGCGTTGGTTTGCACTGCAGCTTCGGGTGGAAGCTGTTCTATAACGGGAAGCGTCGCCGTCCCCGCGGGGAGCTTTGTCGATTTTCGTGTGAACAATGCAAATGGGACGCCCGCCGCCGTGTGGATAGCTTTAACGTGTAACTAAAGGAGATTCTGGGCTAATTGTTCCGTATGATCGGTGTGCGTGAATAAATTGGATTTGCTTGAAGCAGATCTTCGCGTCGTTGGCGTTGTGATTTTGAGGGGAGCACGGAATGACGTTCGATCTCACCGGAAAATGCGCGGTGGTCGTTGGGGGAACCTCGGGTATCGGAAGGGCCATAGCGGTGGGATTGGCCTCTGCCGGGGCGGATGTTATCGCGTCTTCCCGGTCAGCGAAGTCGGTGGATGTCATGGCCGATGTCCTGGAAGCGTCGGGGTGCAAGACACTTAGGGTGGCGTCGGATGTTACGGATCGAAGATCATTACAGGAACTGCATTATGTCGTGAGGTCCAGCTTTCGCCGGATCGATATTCTAGTGAATTCGGCGGGCATCACCAAGCGGGTCCCCACGCTCGATTGCCCGGAGGCGCTGTGGCAAAGCATTATGAACGTCAATCTGAATGGCACACTGCGCGCATGCCAGATCTTTGGAGCGTCGATGCTGGAACAGGGATGGGGCCGCATCATTAACATCGCATCGCTCTCTACCTTTGTTGCATTTCGCGACGTAGCTGCCTACGGGGCCAGCAAAGCCGCGGTTGGAGCGCTTACGCGTTCGCTCGCCGTTGAATGGGCGGAGCAGGGCGTGTGTGTCAATGCGATTGCGCCGGGCATCTTTCCTACCGATCTGAATCGCGCGTTGCTGGATTCGCCGCGCGGACAGGAGCTTCTACTGCGGACGCCGATGAATCGCTTTGGAGTGGTCGACGAACTTGCGGGGACCGCGGTGTTTCTTGCATCGGATGAGTGCTCCTACATGACCGGGCAGATTGTAACGGTCGATGGCGGCTATCTTGCGAGTGGAGTGAATCGATAGCTCAATGGCCATGTTGATGATTGAAGAAAAGCGGGATAGAAAAACTGGCGTGTGCGGATTACGCCGGTTTCTGCGCTCTATTACACTTGCGGTCCTTTTTGGTTCGACCGTTTGGGCGGCGCAGGCGGAGACTGGTTCTGCGGGCTGGCTGCGCTATAGCCGGATTACGGATCCATCCGCACTTCAGCAATATCGCTCACTGCCGCGC from Edaphobacter paludis includes:
- a CDS encoding rhodanese-like domain-containing protein — encoded protein: MLEPEITAEAFIQQRQQPNPPLLLDVREPWEFQTASLPDSLLMPMGEVTSRAHQELDPDAHIVVLCHHGARSLSVTMWLRNQGFDNAQSLAGGIDHWSRVIDPSVPLY
- a CDS encoding arsenic transporter, whose translation is MSPAHVAIWIISCISILLMLLRPRNIAEAWWIGLGAAVIVGFRLIPLSLAGHAIAEGTDVYLFLAGMMLLSQLAQMHGVFNWLATIAIQHSRGSRIRLFTLIYIVGTFVTIFMSNDATAVVLTPAVLAATRKSKVEPLPYLFICAFIANAASFVLPISNPANLVVFHHGMPPLGEWLRLFIIASILSIVATYFTLRWYCRKDLKGTIADDNETPHLAEAGKLTLIGIAIVAAVLLTASAMGKDLGLPTCISAILIAVVISIRKRTRPSAILSEISWSVLPLVAGLFIMVEAIDSAGALHLSQTALQTLQHLKPMAGTMAAAFGTGIGTNLVNNLPLGLIAAASIQAAHVTGALRSVILVGIDLGPNLSVTGSLATILWLIAIRKEGQNVSAWKFLKAGILVMPPALALATIAAALFTH
- the pgm gene encoding phosphoglucomutase (alpha-D-glucose-1,6-bisphosphate-dependent) — its product is MNTAPANQPGQLPSPASLVNIPHLITAFYSLHPDPTVASQRVSFGTSGHRGSSFGASFNDDHIAAITQAIVEYRASQHTLGPLFLAKDTHALSEPAFTTALEVLAANDIEVIIDEHLGYTPTPVLSHAIITHNQNPKLHRADGIVITPSHNPPEDGGFKYNPPSGGPADTSATKWIENRANELIADGLKDVKRIPYFRALAADKTYRHDYTSAYVNDLGSVIDFEVLRGTSLKLAVDPLGGAGVHYWPRIAEQYKLPLEILNPNVDPTFRFMTCDWDGRIRMDCSSPFAMASMIANKSKYDVAFAADTDHDRHGIVTRTTGLLNPNHYLAVCIQYLFTHRPDWSEKVGIGKTLVSSSIIDRVAKGLNRPMLEVPVGFKWFVDGLVDGTLGFVGEESAGATFLRRNARVWTTDKDGLIPGLLSAEMTARTGRDPGELYRELTQKYGDPTYQRIDAAATKEQKAKLGKLSPSQVTAKELAGEPITAILTEAPGNHAPIGGLKVTTENGWFAARPSGTEDVYKIYAESFKGEAHLKQIQTEAQHLVNTAIA
- a CDS encoding DNRLRE domain-containing protein, with translation MRKALLRAGLVAWLFAALPVWAAEATLVADAHVNSALPGVNSGAISNLNVGAGYTALLQFDLGVLPAGTTAVQVSRATLRLYCNRADAAGLVSVRPVDGGWGEYSVTYATLPPLGSAAQVVQVNEAGAYVAVDVTSLVQGWLTAPATNHGLALTADAAVLQFDSKENDLTGHAAVLDVTLATAGPAGPAGPIGLMGATGAVGPAGAPGLPGAAGSAGPAGPKGDVGPMGPAGASGSQGPQGTAGIQGPRGLQGVAGSAGPAGPSGLQGPAGPMGPIGPAGTAGIIFRGNYISSVNYAMNDAVSYQGASYISVAASNQGNTPGSNPARWSLLAAPGAAGAQGPAGATGAAGPQGTAGPQGLPGAAGANGAVGINYRGAWNSGASYQANDAASFEGSTYLAQVSSFGMQPDLYPAAWAVLAQKGSAGPTGPAGVAATVSMGTVTTGAAGSPAAVTNSGTASAAVLNFTIPQGAAGVNGVGAGTGSASGALSGSMYHAVSFSSLYYSVSNTNAAGSEDASVLTWVPTGCMATMLSVYSQQMQSITVTLRQGTPGNMADTALVCTAASGGSCSITGSVAVPAGSFVDFRVNNANGTPAAVWIALTCN
- a CDS encoding SDR family oxidoreductase, with amino-acid sequence MTFDLTGKCAVVVGGTSGIGRAIAVGLASAGADVIASSRSAKSVDVMADVLEASGCKTLRVASDVTDRRSLQELHYVVRSSFRRIDILVNSAGITKRVPTLDCPEALWQSIMNVNLNGTLRACQIFGASMLEQGWGRIINIASLSTFVAFRDVAAYGASKAAVGALTRSLAVEWAEQGVCVNAIAPGIFPTDLNRALLDSPRGQELLLRTPMNRFGVVDELAGTAVFLASDECSYMTGQIVTVDGGYLASGVNR